One Ursus arctos isolate Adak ecotype North America unplaced genomic scaffold, UrsArc2.0 scaffold_37, whole genome shotgun sequence genomic window, ataacatGAATACATGTAAAATTGTAACAGTGCCTAGCACTTAGTAAGGTATCAATAAATGGCAGCTAGTATTATTACTGCAAGTAAATAGCTTTTCACTTAAAGTATCAATTTGCAAAGTTTTATTTTGGagagatttattctttttacattGAAGATGTAACTTAACCACAAgcaaataaaattgttaaaagcaAAGATGTACACGTTGAGACATGGATGAAGAATCTGGAGCCTACCACCACTCTAGGCCTTTGGAGTCTCCACTGACTTCCGGGAACTGTGCAGAACACAATGTGAAAGATTTAAAGAACAGTTATTGTATATTACATGTCCCTTCTTACCTAATGGAAAGCCAAAGACACCAGATTGTGCAATCATGGATGGTTCAAGGGTACTTTCTTGGTTAGCAATAGTGATATTTCGCAGCCTAAGGCTATCATAGAGGCCTTGGAGCTTTTGATACTGACGATTTCGCTCCATAAGTTTCTCAGAGATGTCACTGaactttttcttatattcttctAGCACTTTCTTCATGGAGGTGACCTCCCCCTTCATAGAGGTCAATTCTACATCCTTGCTCTGTATTTGCTGAGTATATATCTTCTCCATCTGTTTCAGATGGCCCTCAGCCTTGCTGAAATTATATTCTTGATAGAGGCGCTCCTGATGTACCTGtcccaagacagaaaaaaaaagatttttaaggtaATAAATACAAAGTCATATATTGTAAAACtttaaatgcagaagaaaaagaaagacttacactgggattttattaatttaacattTGGAACCAGATTAAGAAGCAACCTAGATGTACAACAGAATGgttattatagaaaataatacacTGTGTCAGTAAATGCACAGGAAAAAATTCTGGAGGAATACTCTCAAGCTGCTACTATTTCAAGTAATCTATAGTGTGGAGAACAGATTATACGATAGCCTCCAATTATCCCTGCCTCCTTGTACTTAGATCCTCCCCTTGAATGTGGACAGAAACTGTGACTAGAATACAGGAAAATGACAGGCTGCTGCTTCGTAAGTACATTACGTAAGACTATAAAGCCTGCCTTAGTACACATTCTCTGTCTTGCTGGCTTTGTAGAAGCAAAGAACCATATTGCAAAGGGCAACAAGGCAAGTAATTGAAAGCAGCTTTTGGGCAATAACCAGCAAAATACTGAGGTCACACTGAAACTAAACATAGACTGTACaaccttcacaaaaattaactcaaaatgaatcatagacctaaatgtaaacacGAAACTATAAGATTCCTGTAAGataacagaggagaaaatctaAATGATCTTGGGTTTGATGGTAACTTTTTAGATGCAACCCCAGCAAGCACAATCtacaaaagaaagaattgataagctagacttcactaaaattaaaaatatctgctctaaaaaagacaatgtcaagagaatgaaaagagaagccaTAGACtgagaatatttgtaaaatattctcaaaaaaacGACTgttatccaaaacatacaaagaactcttagaactcaacaataaaaaaggcCAATTCAAAAATCAGACTAATAAAAGataactgaaaaaagagaaaatttcgTATAACATCTGAGTTAAATCTATACAGAGAACTCttatcaaatcaataaaaaaactATAACAATTGAAATAAGCAAATTGAAATGGGcaattcattaaagaaaaatacatgaaaaaaaatacaagaaaatgttttcatccAAAAGTCATCCAAGAAAGGCATACTTAAAGAATAATGAGATTCTACCTTACTCATATCTAACTGGTGAGTAGAAAGCATGGAGAATCAAGCACCGTCATATACTTAAGGGAACACAAAATAATAATGGCCTAACTGGAGggcaattttaaaatactgaaattttgggggcacctggctggctcagagcatacaattcttgatcttggggttgtgagttcaagccccacactggatatagagattacttaaaaatgaaatcttttaataataaacaaaaaataaaatactacaattttaatttttttatttttttatttttgagagagagggaagagcatgcaggggaggggcagagggagagggagagagacttttaagcaggttccacactcagctcggagcccgactcagggcttgatctcaggatcctgagatcatgacctgaactgaaatcaagagtcagatgcttaacagactgagccaccaggcatcccaaaaTACTGCAATTTTTACAACTTCGAAATGTATTCATCCACTTTCAGGAATTTAATCTtagcaaataattaaatatgtgaatttgATGATAGGAAAGCTCATCACAACTTTTCTTAtagcttcaaaataaataatgatactattaaaattatgattatagaatagctaatttaaaaatacttaataaaatattcataataagtaaaatgtcagcCTTAACTGATATTACCCTTACTTTTGGACAAAACATATATTAATGCACAGAAAAAGTCCAgtaaatggggtgcctgggtggctcagttggttaagcatttgccttcggctcgggtcgtggtcccagggtcctgggatcgagtcctgcatccagctccctgctcagtggagatcctgcttctccctctacctctccccttgcttgtgctctctctttgtcactcattctttctctctcaaataaataaaatcttcagaaagaaagaaagaaagaaagaaagaaaaagtccagtaatacacaaacaaaaatatcaacaatgATCTCTGAGTGATGGAATTatggttcattttttattttctttcttttggatttccaaaaataaacctattactttttaaaaagaaaatttcctggggtgcctgagtggctcaaccagttgagcatctgccttgctcaggtcatgatcctggggtcctgggatccagtcctgaatcaggctccctgctcagcagggtctgcttttccctctgcccctccccactgcttctgcgcattctctctctctctacacacactctctctacacacactctctctctctcgcacgctctctcaaataaatctttttaaaaaattattaaaaagaacattttctatatattcataaaaaatgagggatgcctgggtggctcagttggttaagcgtctgccttcggctcagtcatgatcccctgggtcctggaattgagtcccgcatcgggttccttgctcagaggggtgcctgcttctccctctgcctgccattccccctgcttgtgctctctctctctgacaaataaataaaaataaaatcttaaaaaaaaatgaatacaaacaCAATGAAGGAAAAACATTATAAGCTTCCACATACACCTCAAATCATATTCTGCAGAAAAACTAGCCTATGCACTAACCTGGTATGTCCAGAAGGCCAGTGCACGGGAGCTAATGTCCAACACAACCTCTGGTCGAAGTCCTGCCAATACCATGGCTTTATATTCCTCTGATGGACTGAGTTCTGTGCGGACAATGTCTAGCTTTCCAGAAAGCGTGCTATTGCAGGCAGGGCAGATAGCTGGTGAACGACTAAACTCACCACTGCCATGCTGATCACAGAAGATGTGAGAGCAGGCAGTGACCCAGGCATAACCAGAGAGTTTGAGGCGACACTTGCGATAGTTACAAAGCAGCATGTCTTCACACAAAGACATAGAGAGTGAAGTCTCCAGATGCTGAAAAGAATCCTAATATGGGGTAAATGAAAAGGTCAAATAAGTCAAAtctcaatgaaaatgaaatagagcatgtttgcattttattataaaatatttaattttttgtatttattataatcAATATATTCTATAGATTTCCGTCATTCAAAAATATTAGCTGTGCTCCTTTGTGTAAATCTCTAGAAAGCCCacgaaaaaaatttttaaagaaaaaattagacaCAAGTGGTCCAAATCTTACTAAAGCCAAAAATAATATGCACACGGAAAATAAAGTTTAGGAACATTTACAaattacaaacaaataaaaattaattagtgCCTTTTGCCAATCCTCAATATCTAAACAAAAAAGCCAGATCTACTACCCATCCATAGTTTGCTAGAATATTTTAGTACCACTTCTCA contains:
- the CCNB1IP1 gene encoding E3 ubiquitin-protein ligase CCNB1IP1, producing the protein MSLCEDMLLCNYRKCRLKLSGYAWVTACSHIFCDQHGSGEFSRSPAICPACNSTLSGKLDIVRTELSPSEEYKAMVLAGLRPEVVLDISSRALAFWTYQVHQERLYQEYNFSKAEGHLKQMEKIYTQQIQSKDVELTSMKGEVTSMKKVLEEYKKKFSDISEKLMERNRQYQKLQGLYDSLRLRNITIANQESTLEPSMIAQSGVFGFPLGNNSKYPLDSTPIRNRGGGDGDFHFRPFFVGSPTAPEPSNSFFSFASPSRELEQQQISSRAFKVKRI